A genome region from Leptospiraceae bacterium includes the following:
- the ssb gene encoding single-stranded DNA-binding protein — protein sequence MANDLNRVTLIGRLTRDPEIRTVASTSVCNFSLATNRTYVANGEKKEETHFFDCEVWGKLADVLKQYATKGKQLAVEGRLQQSVWDAPDGKKNSKVRIRVENFQLLGGNTGGGSSSGANSSYSQQEVPMEAYDPGYASDINEDDSVF from the coding sequence ATGGCAAATGACCTAAATAGGGTTACTTTGATTGGACGACTTACCCGCGATCCAGAAATTCGAACCGTAGCCAGTACTTCCGTTTGTAATTTTAGTTTAGCTACAAACAGAACTTACGTTGCGAATGGAGAAAAAAAAGAGGAAACTCATTTTTTCGATTGTGAAGTTTGGGGAAAGTTAGCGGATGTTCTGAAGCAATATGCGACTAAAGGCAAACAATTAGCCGTTGAAGGTAGATTGCAACAATCAGTTTGGGACGCTCCCGACGGAAAAAAGAACAGCAAAGTAAGAATCAGAGTAGAAAACTTCCAACTTCTCGGTGGAAACACCGGCGGAGGAAGTTCAAGTGGGGCTAACTCTTCTTATTCTCAACAAGAAGTGCCAATGGAAGCCTACGACCCAGGTTATGCCTCAGACATAAACGAAGACGACTCAGTTTTTTAA
- a CDS encoding 30S ribosomal protein S18: protein MSDLENKDIQQDYPVKEKLYNKRDDDDDDDDKNFRGKDGEGKYPKKNAKYKRKVCKFCADKTLAATLDYKRVDMIERFITNRGKILPRRITGTCAKHQRQLVREIKKARAISLLPFRVI, encoded by the coding sequence ATGTCAGATTTAGAAAATAAAGACATTCAACAGGACTACCCAGTAAAAGAAAAACTCTATAACAAACGCGACGACGATGATGATGATGATGATAAAAATTTTCGCGGGAAAGATGGAGAAGGTAAATACCCAAAGAAAAATGCAAAATACAAAAGAAAAGTTTGTAAATTTTGTGCAGACAAAACACTTGCAGCTACTCTTGATTATAAACGAGTAGACATGATCGAAAGATTTATCACTAACCGTGGAAAAATTCTTCCAAGAAGAATTACAGGAACTTGTGCAAAACACCAGAGACAACTTGTAAGAGAAATTAAAAAAGCAAGAGCAATTTCTCTTTTACCATTTAGAGTAATATAA
- a CDS encoding sugar ABC transporter substrate-binding protein — MFKKRTNKKLPFLIVIIVLFTYCKPTINNEQNKIKDSGRFSGQKISFLVNIPQARAVKAIADWFTEETKAVVQITEMGYDENLKKTIDDIESINPKYDIFMIWYPELGTLVNKGAFVDLTNWIEENKIILKPDDFIPSIYDSYTLQNGKRWATPFDGDTHVLFYRKSILAKHNLKPPETWDDFLNVSRTITEKEKENGIYGSAIMAYKVPVLILSSFLNRVGGYGGQLLTSDGKPSVNSPEVLTALNALIAHSKFALPSPLETSFEVSRDAFLSGRVAMVEQWTDIGVMAEDSSESSIKGDWGAIQMPKGSGVKARHAPALNAGYALGISSKAPNLELAKEFLLFATKPETMAKYNLLNGGTDPTRISVLTSAEYRNFAPKVSEAAQAALQNATAWPTLNGSTQMMEVLTENIVRAMQKRISSKEALDDTQKQWLEILKKSEQ, encoded by the coding sequence ATGTTTAAAAAAAGAACAAATAAAAAATTACCTTTCTTAATTGTAATAATTGTTTTATTTACTTACTGTAAACCCACAATTAACAATGAACAGAATAAAATAAAAGACTCAGGCCGTTTTAGTGGGCAAAAAATCAGTTTTTTGGTAAATATTCCACAGGCGAGAGCAGTAAAGGCGATAGCAGATTGGTTTACCGAAGAAACAAAAGCCGTCGTTCAAATCACAGAAATGGGATATGATGAAAATTTAAAGAAAACGATAGATGATATAGAATCCATAAATCCTAAATATGATATTTTTATGATTTGGTATCCTGAGTTAGGGACACTTGTAAATAAAGGGGCTTTCGTTGATTTAACTAATTGGATCGAGGAAAATAAAATAATTTTGAAACCAGATGATTTTATTCCAAGCATATATGATTCCTATACTCTTCAAAATGGAAAAAGGTGGGCAACTCCTTTTGATGGTGATACACATGTTTTATTTTATAGAAAATCTATTTTAGCAAAACACAATTTAAAACCCCCCGAAACTTGGGATGATTTTTTAAACGTTAGTCGCACTATTACAGAAAAAGAAAAAGAAAATGGAATTTACGGTTCTGCAATTATGGCTTATAAAGTTCCTGTATTAATTTTATCTAGTTTTTTAAATCGGGTTGGGGGGTATGGTGGTCAACTTCTTACTTCCGATGGAAAACCTTCTGTTAATTCTCCCGAAGTTTTGACTGCGTTAAATGCTTTAATAGCTCATTCAAAATTCGCACTTCCATCTCCTTTGGAAACTAGTTTCGAAGTATCTAGAGATGCATTTTTGTCTGGAAGAGTTGCAATGGTTGAACAGTGGACAGATATAGGAGTAATGGCAGAGGATAGTAGTGAGTCGAGTATAAAAGGAGATTGGGGTGCAATTCAAATGCCGAAAGGGAGTGGGGTTAAAGCTCGCCACGCTCCAGCGTTAAATGCTGGTTATGCTCTAGGAATTTCATCAAAAGCACCAAATCTAGAATTGGCAAAGGAATTTCTTTTGTTTGCTACAAAACCTGAGACAATGGCAAAATATAATTTACTAAATGGAGGAACTGATCCTACTAGAATTTCAGTTTTAACTTCTGCGGAATATCGCAATTTTGCGCCGAAGGTAAGTGAAGCAGCCCAAGCGGCTTTACAAAATGCTACAGCTTGGCCGACTTTAAATGGAAGCACGCAAATGATGGAAGTTTTAACGGAAAATATAGTTCGTGCAATGCAAAAACGTATTTCATCAAAAGAAGCCTTAGATGATACGCAAAAACAATGGCTTGAAATATTAAAAAAATCAGAACAGTAG
- a CDS encoding ISAs1 family transposase, giving the protein MEGIEKCRNGSFRARIPRKKSIESRYFISSLTNPELFQKSVRTHWQIENSCHWILDVVFREDDSRIRAGYAAENFPSSEKLL; this is encoded by the coding sequence ATGGAAGGGATTGAAAAGTGTAGGAATGGTTCGTTCCGAGCGAGAATACCAAGGAAAAAATCTATAGAGTCTCGATATTTTATTTCTAGTTTAACTAACCCTGAACTTTTTCAGAAATCTGTAAGAACTCATTGGCAAATTGAAAACTCTTGTCACTGGATTTTAGATGTCGTTTTTCGAGAAGATGATAGTCGAATTCGTGCTGGCTACGCTGCCGAAAATTTTCCATCATCAGAAAAATTGCTCTAA
- a CDS encoding ISAs1 family transposase codes for MNEQLNIYEHFNELIDPRIERGRKHLLVDIIFVAIVSIISGADDWNEIEEFGNLKIEWLRKFIKLENGIPSHDTFNRVFSLLDPKKFSELAMELFNPNIVEGLDLISIDGKTVRRSVDKKNNKFPIHIVSAWSSKSGITLGQVKVEEKSNEITAIPELLSQIKVKNSIVSIDAMGCQKKITEKIIEQKGDYAIALKENQPTVYKEVLNYFEQQLLSGFEKGKCRLFNDRAKRTWSN; via the coding sequence ATGAACGAACAGTTAAACATATACGAACATTTTAATGAGCTAATTGATCCGCGAATAGAGCGAGGAAGAAAGCATTTACTAGTAGATATAATATTTGTAGCAATCGTTTCCATCATAAGTGGAGCGGACGATTGGAATGAAATAGAAGAGTTTGGTAATTTGAAAATAGAATGGTTGCGGAAATTCATAAAGTTAGAGAATGGTATTCCATCGCATGATACATTTAATAGAGTCTTTTCGCTGTTAGACCCTAAAAAGTTTTCTGAGTTGGCGATGGAATTATTTAATCCGAATATCGTAGAAGGTTTAGATTTAATTTCAATAGATGGGAAAACTGTAAGACGTTCGGTCGATAAAAAGAACAATAAATTTCCGATTCATATTGTAAGTGCGTGGTCAAGTAAGAGTGGAATTACCTTGGGGCAAGTAAAAGTAGAGGAGAAGAGTAATGAAATTACAGCGATTCCTGAATTGCTTTCTCAGATAAAAGTGAAGAATAGCATTGTATCTATTGACGCAATGGGCTGTCAGAAAAAGATTACAGAAAAGATTATAGAGCAAAAAGGCGATTATGCGATAGCCTTGAAGGAGAATCAACCGACAGTGTATAAAGAGGTTTTGAATTATTTTGAGCAACAATTGCTTTCTGGATTTGAAAAGGGTAAATGTCGGTTATTCAATGACAGAGCAAAAAGGACATGGTCGAATTGA
- a CDS encoding diguanylate cyclase — MQRFLFWQKLLILMGMSMFALTVGLSIATWYSFLQAQNRIGEEGYSILSQQTEQFLKNQVRERARTMELQFAHTQSIASYGAGMFGIQRKKNADNYDYTKYILKNLYKSLGISSAKVYASSDRVGLITYPEFVPIKSDTFGLSFQLSRYFPEIKDFEKAQESALWSRPHPSAFDGGYDWVVDVIAPVNKAKPYESFIGISISLTELINQFNQLHPTRGSYSFVMDDKQNLVAAQPHARLELAPSGKFVDKGIITLENTGDENLDIAFKEMGLGRSALMKVSIKGENKYLAFHPLEGMKWRLGIVVPVSMATAASTQLQSIVEIGMKSALFRNILGAFFVFGISLIIGSFLIRQLLIPLHEVSNASKSMAAGNFMYRVKVNSTDEISQLAKVFNQMADHIQILITHLEQRANELEQLNQSLEQKVSERTIKLKERTIQLDQVNKQLHIEIKEKEEVENALKLANEELQRLATVDSLTQIPNRRYFDEKIQAEWNRLAREKKSLSLIIFDVDFFKQYNDFYGHLHGDVCLTQIAEIALKSIKRSADFVARYGGEEFILVLPNTEKDGAFLIAERIMKKLKRKAIPHQKSTISKFVSISIGISTIIPNVKKSPKELISLADQALYLSKEQGRNRISYL, encoded by the coding sequence ATGCAAAGATTTCTATTTTGGCAGAAACTTTTAATTTTGATGGGAATGTCCATGTTTGCTTTGACTGTTGGACTTTCTATAGCTACATGGTATTCCTTTCTACAAGCTCAGAATAGAATTGGGGAGGAAGGTTATTCTATACTTTCGCAACAAACTGAACAATTTTTGAAAAACCAAGTTAGAGAACGTGCAAGAACTATGGAGTTACAATTCGCACATACTCAATCCATTGCATCTTATGGAGCTGGAATGTTTGGAATTCAACGAAAAAAAAATGCGGATAATTATGATTATACCAAATATATTTTAAAAAATCTCTATAAGTCTTTAGGAATTTCAAGTGCAAAAGTTTATGCGAGTTCCGACAGAGTAGGTTTGATTACTTACCCTGAATTTGTACCAATAAAATCTGATACATTTGGATTATCTTTTCAACTTTCTCGATATTTTCCAGAAATTAAGGACTTCGAAAAAGCGCAAGAAAGTGCACTTTGGAGTCGTCCGCATCCGAGTGCATTTGATGGCGGATATGATTGGGTGGTCGATGTGATTGCTCCCGTTAATAAGGCTAAACCATATGAATCATTTATAGGGATTTCAATATCCTTAACAGAATTGATAAATCAATTTAATCAATTACATCCTACACGTGGCAGTTATTCCTTTGTAATGGATGACAAACAAAACTTAGTAGCGGCGCAACCTCACGCAAGATTAGAATTAGCCCCTTCTGGGAAGTTTGTTGATAAAGGGATTATAACTTTGGAAAATACAGGAGACGAAAATTTAGATATTGCATTTAAGGAAATGGGTTTGGGGCGTTCCGCTTTAATGAAAGTATCTATTAAGGGTGAAAATAAGTATTTAGCATTTCATCCTTTAGAAGGAATGAAGTGGAGGTTAGGAATTGTAGTTCCGGTTTCAATGGCGACTGCTGCATCGACACAATTGCAATCGATAGTTGAAATTGGTATGAAGAGTGCATTATTCAGAAATATACTAGGTGCCTTTTTTGTTTTTGGCATTTCCCTTATTATTGGGAGTTTTTTAATTCGACAGTTATTAATTCCATTACATGAAGTTTCGAATGCATCTAAAAGTATGGCGGCTGGAAATTTCATGTATAGAGTAAAAGTTAATAGTACGGATGAAATTAGTCAACTAGCAAAAGTATTTAATCAAATGGCAGATCATATTCAAATATTGATCACTCATTTAGAACAAAGAGCAAATGAACTTGAACAATTAAATCAATCATTAGAGCAGAAAGTATCAGAACGAACGATTAAATTAAAAGAAAGAACTATTCAGTTAGACCAAGTAAATAAACAATTGCATATAGAAATTAAAGAAAAAGAAGAAGTAGAAAACGCATTAAAACTTGCTAATGAAGAATTACAGCGATTAGCTACAGTGGATAGTTTAACACAAATTCCAAATCGAAGATATTTTGATGAAAAAATTCAAGCAGAATGGAATAGGCTTGCAAGAGAGAAAAAATCACTTTCTTTAATTATATTTGATGTAGATTTTTTTAAACAATACAATGATTTCTATGGACATTTACACGGTGATGTTTGCCTAACACAAATAGCAGAAATTGCATTAAAGTCTATCAAAAGATCTGCGGACTTTGTGGCTCGTTATGGTGGAGAGGAGTTTATACTGGTTCTTCCGAATACGGAAAAAGATGGTGCTTTCTTAATTGCAGAACGGATTATGAAAAAACTAAAAAGGAAAGCTATTCCGCATCAAAAATCGACTATTAGCAAATTTGTTTCAATTAGTATAGGAATATCTACAATTATCCCCAACGTAAAAAAGTCTCCAAAAGAATTAATTTCTCTCGCAGACCAAGCATTGTATCTTTCCAAAGAACAGGGAAGAAATCGAATTTCTTATTTGTAA
- a CDS encoding TonB-dependent receptor, translating to MRETFEYTKNQHLSTISGLEGTYFNIPKGNSPLTAIDRFEIRNLALYLQQAYRPLEDLTLTAGYRYDYNSVFGEIHTPRFAAIYNLTKNFTLKGLLGSGFRAPTG from the coding sequence ATAAGAGAAACTTTTGAGTATACAAAAAATCAACATTTATCAACTATTTCTGGACTTGAGGGAACTTACTTTAACATACCCAAAGGTAATTCACCATTAACTGCTATAGATAGATTTGAAATTCGAAATTTAGCATTATATTTACAGCAAGCTTATCGACCGTTAGAAGATTTAACTCTTACTGCTGGATATCGTTACGATTATAATTCGGTCTTCGGAGAAATTCACACTCCTAGGTTTGCGGCTATTTACAATTTAACAAAAAATTTTACTTTAAAGGGTCTTTTAGGTAGTGGGTTTCGTGCCCCGACAGGGTAG
- a CDS encoding TonB-dependent receptor plug domain-containing protein — MYNKYVLLILISFNLSQTIFSQANSESSKNSELEKQKLQYELDELENRKEIIRDRILELEKSTDLKKETSLKNEEEFFKLEDSIVITASKREQKVTDAPSAIYVITDKQIRERGYRWLSDALKDTPGFDIQNMYGQFPTLFHQRGIVGNNQRTLFYIDGLPDMGISEQSVRSGNTEYPLHNVKRIEILAGPAAALHGSGAFSGTINIITKDGKGNPGNSIDVTYGTWESNFRNPSYMTNFSVRGSGKQDESFQYSVSGYYYKTQGPNFGQNQHLDKKNINPNNVDYALESNACGGTCKPDGNSVGYYWSPKYNMSGADTYNISGKLSVGGFRFQTINWQYLQGAGTFNNGTYVSDFKERGLETNNFDSRNNFRRVGLIYGISPAGSRGSEIHNRQNALSVGYLYKFNARTSIDSEVFARQTDVISSTFNENLKKVGPNSEYRPGGFNLATFLDRIILMG, encoded by the coding sequence ATGTACAATAAATACGTTTTACTAATACTTATATCATTCAATTTATCACAAACTATATTTTCCCAAGCCAATTCGGAAAGTTCTAAAAATTCTGAATTAGAAAAACAAAAACTTCAATATGAATTAGATGAACTGGAAAATCGAAAAGAAATTATCAGGGATCGAATTTTAGAATTAGAGAAATCGACAGATTTAAAAAAGGAAACTAGTTTAAAAAACGAAGAAGAATTTTTTAAACTCGAAGACAGCATTGTAATTACTGCCTCGAAAAGAGAACAGAAAGTAACTGACGCACCTTCTGCTATTTACGTAATTACAGATAAACAAATTAGAGAAAGAGGATATAGATGGTTATCCGATGCCTTGAAAGATACACCCGGATTTGATATTCAAAATATGTATGGACAATTTCCTACTTTATTTCACCAGAGAGGAATTGTAGGAAATAACCAAAGAACTTTATTTTATATAGATGGACTGCCTGACATGGGAATTAGCGAACAGTCTGTTAGATCGGGCAATACTGAATATCCGTTACATAATGTTAAAAGAATCGAAATACTTGCAGGACCCGCGGCTGCCTTACACGGTAGTGGTGCTTTTAGCGGAACAATTAATATAATCACGAAAGATGGTAAAGGTAATCCAGGCAACAGTATAGATGTCACTTATGGGACATGGGAGAGTAATTTTAGAAATCCTAGTTACATGACTAATTTTTCAGTGCGTGGAAGTGGTAAACAAGACGAGTCTTTTCAATATAGTGTAAGCGGGTATTATTATAAAACGCAAGGACCTAATTTTGGACAAAATCAGCATTTAGATAAAAAAAATATTAATCCAAATAATGTGGATTATGCGCTTGAATCAAATGCATGTGGAGGTACTTGTAAGCCTGATGGAAATTCAGTTGGATACTACTGGAGTCCGAAATATAATATGTCAGGAGCGGATACTTATAATATATCCGGTAAATTAAGTGTAGGAGGTTTTCGATTTCAAACAATTAATTGGCAGTATTTGCAGGGTGCAGGGACATTCAATAATGGGACATACGTATCGGATTTTAAGGAAAGAGGTTTAGAAACAAATAATTTTGATTCAAGAAATAATTTTCGTCGTGTCGGATTAATTTACGGTATTAGCCCTGCAGGCTCTAGAGGAAGTGAAATTCATAATCGACAAAATGCTCTGAGTGTTGGATATCTTTATAAGTTTAATGCTCGAACTAGTATAGATTCAGAAGTTTTTGCAAGACAGACTGATGTTATCAGTTCTACTTTCAACGAAAACTTAAAAAAAGTCGGACCCAATTCAGAATATAGACCTGGTGGTTTTAATTTGGCTACTTTTCTAGACCGGATTATTCTTATGGGATAA
- a CDS encoding 30S ribosomal protein S6, with the protein MRAYEITSILAEGSQTIIDETKKTIQDILKKYSAEITSEEDWGVKKLWYAIAGKESGFYTHIKCKAEASSIEKIEREFLLNQNILKSLVIKV; encoded by the coding sequence ATGCGAGCGTATGAAATTACGTCTATTCTAGCTGAGGGATCTCAGACTATTATTGACGAAACTAAAAAAACCATTCAGGATATACTCAAAAAGTATTCTGCTGAAATCACTTCCGAAGAAGACTGGGGAGTTAAAAAACTCTGGTATGCCATTGCAGGTAAAGAATCTGGATTTTACACTCATATCAAGTGTAAAGCAGAAGCATCCTCCATCGAAAAGATTGAGCGCGAATTTTTGCTCAACCAAAATATTCTAAAATCTTTAGTCATCAAGGTTTGA
- a CDS encoding gamma carbonic anhydrase family protein: MEAKFKNSFIHKSASIIGLVEMGENCSIWPGSVLRADMNSIVLGKSVNIQDNSTLHVDSSAGLSIGDYTLVGHNTMLHSCKIGKACLIGIGSIILDKAEIGDGAMITAGCMIRGGMKIPSKAMVIQKEGKLLIYENKAKIQLTIAGSIEYMELAARYQKNLFGPFTKEEEHGFYLRAGIIMEELGLHS; the protein is encoded by the coding sequence ATGGAAGCTAAATTTAAAAATTCATTCATCCACAAATCTGCATCAATTATTGGACTTGTAGAAATGGGGGAAAACTGTTCTATTTGGCCGGGATCTGTTTTGAGAGCTGATATGAATTCTATTGTGCTCGGTAAGTCGGTAAATATACAAGATAACTCAACTCTTCATGTTGATTCAAGTGCCGGGTTAAGTATTGGGGATTATACGTTAGTTGGACATAACACAATGCTTCACAGTTGTAAAATTGGAAAAGCATGTCTCATAGGCATAGGAAGTATTATATTAGATAAAGCAGAAATTGGAGACGGTGCAATGATTACTGCTGGTTGTATGATTAGAGGGGGAATGAAAATTCCGAGTAAAGCAATGGTAATTCAGAAAGAAGGCAAACTTTTAATTTACGAAAATAAAGCAAAAATACAATTAACCATTGCTGGCAGTATTGAATACATGGAATTAGCCGCTAGATACCAAAAAAACTTATTCGGACCTTTCACCAAAGAAGAAGAACACGGTTTTTATTTGCGTGCGGGAATCATAATGGAAGAGTTAGGTTTACATTCTTAA
- a CDS encoding TonB-dependent receptor: MRLPYPTGQEMFATSAVRKLNSNLKPERLKSTELGFGYRFLSNYYLSVMSYYSSISDIIIDAQTFEANPQRPGSFFSQNQNIGGAKIYGTEISTEFKFTDKLKVFFNYTYNKGTYTDIIGAVPSTQGRVGDDYIIDIFNKIMKTNAVPNTGAIPVIAPS; the protein is encoded by the coding sequence ATGCGTTTGCCCTACCCGACAGGGCAAGAGATGTTTGCAACTTCAGCTGTAAGAAAATTGAATTCAAATTTAAAACCAGAAAGACTTAAATCCACCGAGTTAGGCTTTGGATATCGATTTTTGAGTAATTATTACTTATCCGTTATGAGTTATTATAGTAGTATATCGGATATAATCATTGATGCGCAAACTTTTGAAGCTAATCCGCAAAGACCTGGATCTTTTTTCTCACAAAATCAAAATATCGGAGGAGCAAAAATTTACGGAACTGAAATCTCGACAGAGTTTAAGTTTACTGATAAACTTAAGGTATTTTTTAATTATACTTACAACAAAGGAACTTATACAGACATAATTGGGGCAGTTCCTTCCACGCAAGGAAGGGTAGGAGACGATTATATTATTGATATTTTTAATAAAATAATGAAAACAAATGCAGTTCCGAACACTGGTGCAATTCCCGTTATCGCACCCTCATAA
- a CDS encoding 50S ribosomal protein L9 — MKVILQKDVSNLGDAGDLKDVADGFARNFLLPKRLAIRANEGSAKVIEHQRKLATIKKDKRVKSMQEVAKAIESKELQILVKVGENDKLFGSVTAIDIANALKKEGIELDKRKIEIPEHIKVLGNYQVKVKLADGVNSTIKIKVEKSE; from the coding sequence ATGAAAGTTATTTTACAAAAAGATGTTTCTAATTTAGGCGATGCTGGAGATTTAAAAGATGTAGCAGATGGATTTGCTCGTAATTTTCTTCTTCCAAAAAGACTTGCAATTCGTGCGAATGAAGGTTCTGCTAAAGTAATCGAACACCAAAGAAAATTAGCCACCATCAAAAAAGATAAACGTGTTAAATCTATGCAAGAAGTTGCTAAGGCAATTGAAAGCAAAGAATTACAAATTCTTGTGAAAGTCGGTGAGAACGATAAATTATTTGGATCTGTTACTGCTATTGATATCGCAAATGCTCTTAAAAAAGAAGGCATCGAACTCGACAAACGTAAAATTGAAATTCCAGAACATATCAAAGTTCTAGGTAATTACCAAGTAAAAGTAAAACTAGCTGACGGTGTTAATTCTACTATCAAAATAAAAGTAGAAAAATCAGAGTAG
- a CDS encoding MHS family MFS transporter has product MKNVKTISNRLENSNKIWKVIFASSVGTMIEWYDFYIFGTLATFIAVQFYPKGNETVSYLATLATFATGFIVRPFGAIIFGHIGDKLGRKYTFLITMLIMGGATFVIGILPSYEVIGIWAPIALVILRLVQGLALGGEYGGAATYIAEHSPDDKRGFYTSFIQTTATLGLFISIGVILLTRSSLSANEFSEWGWRIPFLLSAFLVLISYYIRIRLEESPVFAEMKAAGKTSRNPIKDSFGNAANLKLVLISLFGATAGQGVVWYTGQFYALSFLEKILKVDYTTAYTVVAIAIALATPFFIFFGSLSDKIGRKKIILTGCLLAAILYIPLYSAMVRFQNNTVMLTIFVFVQVIFVTMVYGPIAAFLVEIFPTRIRYTSMSLPYHIGNGVFGGLTPFIASSLVAATGNIYSGLYYPITVAILTFIIGVFLLPESHKLSIEQD; this is encoded by the coding sequence ATGAAAAACGTTAAAACAATTTCAAACAGACTAGAGAACAGTAATAAAATTTGGAAAGTAATATTTGCATCTTCTGTTGGTACAATGATTGAATGGTATGATTTTTATATTTTTGGAACTTTGGCAACTTTTATCGCCGTACAGTTTTATCCAAAAGGAAATGAAACGGTAAGTTACTTAGCAACTTTGGCGACATTCGCTACAGGTTTTATCGTTCGACCGTTTGGAGCAATTATATTCGGACATATTGGAGACAAACTGGGAAGAAAATATACGTTTCTTATTACTATGCTGATAATGGGTGGAGCTACTTTTGTTATAGGAATTCTTCCAAGTTATGAAGTAATTGGAATTTGGGCGCCTATCGCACTAGTGATTTTGAGACTTGTCCAAGGTTTGGCACTGGGTGGTGAATATGGTGGAGCGGCAACTTATATTGCAGAGCATTCTCCAGACGATAAACGAGGATTTTATACAAGTTTCATCCAAACTACGGCTACACTTGGATTATTTATTTCGATTGGGGTAATTTTATTAACCCGCTCTAGTTTATCTGCAAATGAATTCAGTGAATGGGGATGGAGAATCCCTTTTTTACTTTCTGCATTTTTAGTTTTAATTTCATATTATATTCGAATTCGTTTAGAAGAATCTCCTGTATTTGCAGAAATGAAAGCAGCCGGAAAAACATCACGTAATCCAATTAAGGATAGTTTTGGTAATGCGGCAAATCTTAAATTAGTTTTAATCTCACTTTTCGGCGCAACGGCTGGACAGGGAGTCGTTTGGTATACAGGTCAATTCTATGCATTAAGTTTTTTAGAAAAAATTTTGAAAGTTGATTATACTACAGCTTATACGGTAGTTGCTATAGCAATTGCATTAGCCACTCCTTTTTTTATATTTTTCGGAAGTTTATCTGATAAAATTGGTCGGAAAAAAATAATTTTAACTGGATGTTTACTTGCGGCTATTTTATATATACCTCTATATTCTGCAATGGTACGTTTTCAAAATAATACAGTGATGCTTACTATTTTCGTTTTCGTGCAAGTTATATTTGTCACAATGGTATACGGGCCAATAGCCGCTTTTTTAGTGGAAATTTTTCCAACTAGAATTCGTTATACTTCCATGTCATTGCCTTATCATATCGGAAATGGTGTATTTGGAGGATTAACTCCATTTATCGCATCGAGTCTAGTTGCGGCTACTGGAAATATATATTCTGGATTGTATTACCCTATCACTGTCGCAATCCTTACATTTATAATAGGAGTTTTTTTACTTCCAGAGAGTCACAAACTTTCCATTGAACAAGATTAA